ATTTAGTGTCACGTCGTACACAGCAGATACTGAGAAAGGAAAGAGTGCGACCATGAGTGTGATGcagcaaatgtgtgtgtgtgtgcgcacgtgcttgtgtgtgcttgtgtcccACCTGTGCCTTTGAGACAGCTCAGTGTTGTGGTGAAGCCTTTGGTTCTGGGCAGTAGATGGTATTTGAGTTTTGGTAGACCTTTACTCTCTGCTACCTCCATACTGATCTCATGCTTCTTCGGTGTGAAACGGGTGCCTTCACAGTACAATaggaactggagagagagacaagtcgacacacacgcacactgttgCGGTCTTTGGAGTTGACGTCTTTGGAGCGGTAAACACTTAACACACTAAGCTCATGACCTTGTAATCCCTACGTGTCCCACTGGAAACAACAGAAGGTAGGAACGCCAACAGAGGTGAACTACCTCAGACACACCCTGATGTGCCATTCTGGCAACACTGTCCACAGTAACACGTACACATGCACAAACAACATACACACAGAATCTCAGTTGTATTTCTTTGATTCCTCCCCTCAGACGCTCTCTTTCCTTGCATTTTCCCCCGAGAGTTTGTGAGATTACTGGCTTAAATTGTGTGCACGTACCCGCCAACGAATCTGGGACGTGTTTATTTGGGCACTCAGTGGAAAACATTATTCAACGGTAAACAGAAATGGGCATTTTTCATCTGTTTGATGCTTAATGAACACGCCCCAGGGTACAACTCCATACAGAGACAGGCTGATGGTCAAAGGGAGAGGGGCAAGCGTCATTGTGTTGTCGGTTTGTCGTCCTACTCACCCACATAAACTCAGGGTAATCCTTTAGCTGGGTCAGGCCTTTGAACACggtgtctctgtcctcctcccactTCCTCTTACAGAAGACAATCTCCAGGAAGTaccaggtccagccaatcagaggCACCTTCAGCAGTTCGTACTTGGCCAAGACCTTTGAAGCCTGAGAAGACAAGGCGAAACGACTTCGTTCAACCAACCTACCAAACATGATATTTTCATAAACAGTAGATATAGGCAGCTAAACTCATttcctctatcacacacacacacacacgtactcactCCAAGCACGCCGTAGCGTTCACACATGGTCCAGCCGCAGAGGAAGTCGATCTCATAGTTGTGGTTGAGGATGATGATGACGTGCTCCTTGCCAAATTTGTCCACCGTGGCCTGGTCTGTGAATATGGTGCATTCTGTACCCGACCACCACTCCAGCAGCATCACCAGCTCTACAGGAAAGAGAGGACCAGCAGAGAGTTAACAACGAACCAGTGTAAACTCCGTCACAATGAACCGCCCAGTCGCAAACTGGTGTCCATTTTGTCCCCCTCACACCAGACGCAATCAGGaaacgcaggttgaaatatcaaaaccaactatattaatttggtgaccaactttaaggtgcattaccaccaccaactggactggattGTGAACCTCAGtaagtctttcaatcacccacgtgggtatatgctcctaaaaaccagtgaggagatgggagaggcgggacttgcagcacgTCAAGTGTCACAAAtagagttctattttagcgcctggctacgcagacgtgCGCGGGCAGTGTGGGTGTAATGACAATAACATggacatttattttgcaacgctcgcgcacgcgatgggagcggtctggtcagcatgtaaccaGTCGCAACGAACCGTTGCAATGAACTACATTACACCAGTCTCAATTCCTGTAAGAATCAGAGTGTAAACTCAGTCAACAACAACAGTgcaaccaccacacacacacacacacactccaagcaTGCCGCGGTCCAGCCACAGAGTACTATCTGCGCATCATTAAGTACTATCTGTCTGCTCATGATTATTAAGTACACCATCAAGACTAATCAAATTATTTTTGTTTTCTGATTATTAAAACAATAAACTGACCGAAGTTGGTTCAATTACTCAAATTCCATTTTGTTTTTTTGTGAGATCAAAGCGCGTTTCTCTAAAGAGAAATCCTATCAAGCACGAAATACATCAAATCAAGAACTGTGAGATGGTGTAGGGAGTTTAAGTTTTCAATAGacaaatattcaacctagttccGTGCAGAAAACGTGGTAAATAACTACAATGACCAAAATCCATTGTGGCCATTGTTCACCGGCCGCCCCACACACAGACCGCATGAGAGAGGAATGCACACAACACAGCAactagagggatagagggaaacACCAAAACCAGTACACCATGTGGGTGGAGTTTGCACTGCGTTTAAGACTGGTTTCTTTTAGGACAACAGACAGAATGTGCTGCTCTTtgccccagccccccccccccccccccagacacacaaacaaatacacacacgacTCAGGATTATGAGTGTGACTCACGGCTCCAGAGGGAGTAGGAGAGGCGGGTGTTGATCTTTCTGTAGAGCTGCCTGTCGATAGGCCATAGGACGCAGGTGCAGAGCTGGATGAAGTTGATGATGAGGCCGCTGACCACAAACACAAAGCCAACGAGCAGCTGGAGGATGAACAGGCTCTTGATGTACGCTATCAGCCCCATGGCCAGGGCTGTCTGAGGGCTAGCAGGGCTACCAACACACTACGGCCGACCTGGGGGAGAACACCATGAAGAAACAATGCATTTCCATTTAATTCTGTGGAAAATGCCAAAAGGTAGCACCGATTCTCCATATGATgttgagaaatagtgcattgtgggtagttctGAAGATATCCAAAATAAGTTAATAgatatgtaaaaaatatatatatataaaaaaatactttGATCGTGACTACAGTAACTAAGTGAATAAGTATTTGACAACACTGTTGTTACTTCGGTGAGTAAAAACGAATCCTTCCTACCCTTTAAAAGAGGATGTTTATGAATATGAGTAGGGCAAGGAGTTTCCCCTGGCTAACTGATCTGACCAGGAATAAGTCTGAGCCTTATTGGCTATGACGAGGACCCAAAGTTTTCCTAGTTAGGTCACACGGTCAGGGAAAACTCCGGACCACTTCGATGAGGCTGGGTTAATAGTTGAAGAGTGATAATTTTCTGAAATTCCAGTGCAACTTACCACGGTGGAATCCCTTCACAAGCCCCGTTTGCACGGCCCGTCAGCCAATACCACAGACCTGTGGGACAGAGAAGAACCCCATTACAAACTATTCGCaatcagttttttatttatttaactagtcaagtcagttaagaacaaattcttatttacaatgacggcctaccagggaacagtgggttaactgccttgttcaggggcagaacgacagattttttacttgtcagctcggggatgcggtccagtaaccgaaagcccaacactctaaccactaggctacctgccgccccagtttAAAGACGGGAAGATCTGAACATTCTTAACTCTTTCCCAAAACAGAATCTAACTTTCACCAAATGGCCGCAACAAGCAAAGAAAACTTCAACCAACATACAACTGAATTATTCAGAGAACTGTGACAAAAAAGAAAGAGCAGGTTAATTCTGAGGAGTTCAGCAGACATCCAGTTAGTTTCTGTGATACATTTCCATTTATATTTCCCAATATAAAATAGGAAACTAATCAGGCTAAAAACACAGCTTGCCCACAAAAATAAACTCCCTTTCACCCAAATGGCAGTGCACATAACCTCCCTCTCACTGATATGTACATGTCCGCAtacccacacacgcacgcacgccctTTCACCTCGTTGGAACAAGGCCAGCAACTCGCTTACTCactccctttctcgctctctttttcacacacacacacagcccaattCAGTGTTTTGCCAACTTCTTTCCCCCAACGTCACAGCACAAACTTGCCTTGCTGCAGCACAGCTGCGATCCGCCGATCTCCCCTTGCTTCTGTGCCTGTCAATCtatcaatcaaatatattttatatagccctttttacatcagcagttgtcacaaagtgttaACTGTTTGTGCGCTCTTGCTGTGACTTCTGTTGCAGATAGATACTCCCAGAATTGAGTGGGAAAAGTCACCAAATGCTATCAAAACTCTCCAAGGCAGCCTGataagtagctgcatttgttgcTAGGCTCTTTTAACAATAACAGTCTCTGCAGCGGTTTCAGAACATGCTAAATATAGCAACTACATCTCTAAATTGGCACTTGCCCCATTCAGCATCTCTGCGATTCTGGTATGTCCTCTTTGCTAACTCTAGaccccacacacaccctcaaaCAGCAGGCCTGCACCACTCCACTCCCTCCCACATGTTACGATCATTAGTAATACTACAGAATTAGTAATACTGTATCCACTACAGACATTTCACCTACTGTGCCCCAATTCTTATGTCCAGTCTCAAGAATAAAATAGGCTACTTTCCAAAGCTATACTTACACCCATCCTAAAACACTGATAACTACACATGGCCTAATAACAGAATGAGCATTAAGTCAAAGTCACACTGTTTTTGTCAAATCACATCCTAGAAACAAAGAGTAAAAacgatggctgtgtgtgtgtgcgtactacAGGCCTGCAGTACCAACTACACAGGAGGTCCCACCCACAGAGCGTGGACTTGAGTGACCTCAAGCATCTGATCAGGGGTCCACCCTATGTTCCCTCCAGCCCTGTGGTACCCACTGAACCAATTGAAATTGGCACCAATGTTTATTGTTATAAATGTAGAACATGCTGAGTATTTCAGCATCTACACAAATGTGAGAGTATATATGGAACCTACTGAATTGTTTAAAATCACTATGACCTTGACCGTTTGTCAATGTTCCAGCAGCCCAAAAGGCATTTTCTGAGATGTATGTATCTCAGCATCTACTCAAGTAATTTGAACATATTGTGCTGTGGGAACTGAGGGCTGTGGGAACTGAGGGAACATCGTTGCTGTGGGAACATAGGGCTGTGGGAACTGAGGGAACATAGGACTGTGGGAACTGAGGGAACATAGGACTGTGGGAACTGAGGTAACAAGAGGGCTGTGGGAACATAGGGCTGTGGGAACTGAGGGAACATATGGCTGTGGGAACTGAGGGAACACAGGGCTGTGGGAACTGAGGGAACAGGGCTGTGGGAACTGAGGGAACAGGGCTGTGGGAACATAGGGCTGTGGGAACTGAGGGAACGTAGGGCTGTGGGAACTGAGGGAACGTAGGGCTGTGGgaactgagggaacatagggctgtgggaactgagggaacatagggctgtgggaactgagggaacatagggctgtgggaacagagggaacatagggctgtgggaacagagggaacatagggctgtggGAACAGAGGGAACATAAACTTGGTCCCGCTGAACAAACACTCAccatcctctgtgtgtgtgtgtgtgtgtgtaacggagTTGGATTCATAACCTCACTACTTAGCGTGGGTGGAGACATTTCAAGCTATTGAACTGCTAGGTTTTCTATAGTTGGCTAAGACACGGTCAAGAGGACAGTagtggtgccgtgacccggatctgCAGCTGCACTCTGCTCAACAACCGGGGTCACTGTGGAATGAGTTTAGAGGTGCGAGTGTAAACAAATTGGATTTGTAACCTCATTCCCCAGCTTGAAACGTCTCCACCTGTGCTATCGAACTGCTATCTTTTCAACAGCGTAGTCAAGTGCGGGTCACTTGTGTTTGAGAAGCAGAGGATCCGAGATCAGGTGTCGGTAAGGACTTGTGAGGAAGGAAGCTATACTGTTGAGCAAGCACAGTGTGACACTTGTCCATATTTCTCTGTGGGTCTCACTATGATTTCCCAATACACTTTCTCAATACTTCAAGATTCTGTTCTAACTTCACTGCCCTGAGGAGTTGTGATGGATGCCATAAAGCCAAGGCATAACAGGGTGTGGTGTAGGTCTGTAGGACCCATGTTTTAAATGGCCCATTAAACGAAGGCCGTTTCCTGCAGTTAGCACTGAAGAGGACCAGAAAACGACCTTACCCGAAGCTCAAGAATCAAGCAGACATCCACAAGGGTGACATTCTCTACGGATACTGATCTTTGGCAAAGGCTATCAAACTTCAGGTTTGTCCCACATTGACATCCGGTTGCAATGCCTTGGACTGCTTCCTTCACCTAACAACCACGGCAGTCAAACGTCAAAAGCTGCAGCCGGCAAAGTCAACTCTGCAAACGGTCTAATAATACAAGCAGTTGCTACAGTGCGCCTGGCATCTGCAAGCAGATAATAGCATGCATGCTTAAAATGCAGTTGATCTCCATTGAAACTACCGGTATAGCCTATCTATCTCTCTACAGTAGGAGCATCAGTTCAGTCAAGCAGGTGATTCTGAGTTTTAACACGGTATTActagtaaaaaaaagaaaaaaagtctCCATCGTCTCAACGAGGTCAATATTCATAAATAACATCCCATTCACGCCGATAACCCCTGGTTAAGGAGCAGAAATACCACTAACCTTGTTctggaagagagagaaagtagtTTTGTCAAAGTGTGAAGCTTCGCCCACAGTCAGGAACAGAGTGAGAATTACAAATAGTGGGAAAGAGAGCGCAATAAACCCCAGCGCTCCTCAGTAAACATGAGTTAACTTTGGAGTCTTGCCTAAGAGACTAATGACATCTCACAAGGCCGTCCATTAGCAGAGCGGGAAACTTCTCCCCACACAGGAAAAAAAGGGAGAGCGAAAcaaaagaagagagagggagacgctCCCCCAGCCTGCCTGACAAAGCGCTGCCTGGTGGAGCGGGTGtgtttggggggagagggaggggagggtctGCAATCACCTGATCCCCTCAGACGAATGGCTGGCCGTCAATACTGGGCCAACGAAACGAGTGTGAGACACACACAAGGAGGTTAAAAAAGTTCAGCCATAATTTCCCCCCTGGTATAACGGGGGTGGGAGAGACCGTGTCCTGCTTtcatctcccctccacacacactatTCTAATTACTGAATGAAATTGAGTGGAAGAAATAGAACacgtgtaaaaaaaataaaaaataagtctATACCCAGACCTAGAGATTTTATGGGGATGTTCAGATGTCTCTCAACTCATATCTTGCTTTCTATGG
The window above is part of the Salvelinus namaycush isolate Seneca chromosome 7, SaNama_1.0, whole genome shotgun sequence genome. Proteins encoded here:
- the LOC120051233 gene encoding 1-acyl-sn-glycerol-3-phosphate acyltransferase gamma-like, coding for MGLIAYIKSLFILQLLVGFVFVVSGLIINFIQLCTCVLWPIDRQLYRKINTRLSYSLWSQLVMLLEWWSGTECTIFTDQATVDKFGKEHVIIILNHNYEIDFLCGWTMCERYGVLGASKVLAKYELLKVPLIGWTWYFLEIVFCKRKWEEDRDTVFKGLTQLKDYPEFMWFLLYCEGTRFTPKKHEISMEVAESKGLPKLKYHLLPRTKGFTTTLSCLKGTVSAVYDVTLNFRDKKVPTLLGIVSGKKYMADMNITRYPVEEIPEDEKECATWLHKLYQQKDALQEHYEKEGSFPGPAIKPPRRLWTLLNFLFWATLLLTPLLNFACGVFVSGSPLLIVVFLIFCIIASIAVRRLISVSEVNKTGSTYGKMEGKKEN